A genomic stretch from Coleofasciculus sp. FACHB-1120 includes:
- a CDS encoding peptidoglycan bridge formation glycyltransferase FemA/FemB family protein yields MTEILNINNRQKVQAEELSLTLRLLNIEERLLWDSLVQMPAGCFMQSWAWADFKELEGYKTFRYGLFYKQKLVGGCIFYFYPHPNKANLLVAPGAPLLPAQFEKEGMQMLLEQAASLAKKIAAVALRIEPLWNQKPDCIAGFRRAPADLLPSETLLIDLEVTETEMLAMMKPKGRYNLRLSWRHGVETEFRTDSQAIPAFYDIFWETVKRQQFFGEPYKFFINLCQTLFKANMAEVGFAIWQEKILAAILVVYWGDRATYLYGGRSFEHPEVMATYSLHWAAMQRAKSRGCSLYDFYGFTRDSNHSYAKFSRFKSQFGGIPVTTIGAHDYFFYDQLADTMIGLLQRLN; encoded by the coding sequence ATGACTGAAATCTTAAATATAAATAATCGGCAAAAAGTTCAAGCAGAAGAATTATCTTTAACCCTCAGACTGCTAAATATAGAAGAACGCCTTCTTTGGGACTCGCTTGTACAAATGCCCGCAGGATGCTTCATGCAGTCTTGGGCTTGGGCAGATTTCAAGGAATTGGAAGGATATAAAACCTTCCGTTATGGTTTATTTTACAAGCAAAAATTAGTGGGAGGATGCATTTTTTATTTCTATCCTCATCCTAATAAAGCAAATTTATTAGTGGCTCCAGGTGCCCCTTTGCTCCCTGCACAGTTTGAAAAAGAAGGAATGCAGATGTTGCTGGAACAAGCAGCATCTTTAGCTAAAAAAATAGCAGCAGTTGCCCTCCGAATTGAACCCTTATGGAATCAAAAACCAGATTGTATTGCCGGATTTAGGCGTGCCCCCGCTGATTTATTGCCCTCAGAAACTCTGTTAATTGATTTAGAAGTAACCGAAACTGAAATGTTAGCAATGATGAAGCCAAAAGGACGATATAATTTGCGTTTGAGTTGGCGTCATGGTGTAGAAACTGAATTTAGAACAGACTCACAGGCAATTCCTGCATTTTACGATATCTTTTGGGAAACAGTAAAACGTCAGCAGTTTTTTGGCGAACCCTACAAATTTTTCATTAATCTTTGCCAAACCTTATTTAAGGCAAATATGGCAGAAGTTGGTTTCGCAATTTGGCAGGAAAAAATATTAGCAGCTATCTTGGTGGTTTATTGGGGCGATCGCGCCACCTATCTCTACGGCGGACGTAGTTTTGAACACCCGGAAGTCATGGCAACTTACAGTTTACACTGGGCAGCAATGCAACGGGCAAAATCACGCGGTTGCAGTTTGTATGATTTCTACGGTTTTACTCGCGATTCCAATCATAGTTATGCCAAGTTTTCCCGGTTTAAAAGTCAGTTTGGTGGTATACCAGTGACAACTATCGGCGCTCACGATTACTTTTTTTATGACCAATTGGCGGATACAATGATTGGCTTATTACAACGATTAAATTAA
- a CDS encoding Crp/Fnr family transcriptional regulator yields the protein MSPTSKAVLAIDQYDPNEGRRLHFYAKGDLIPLVPQGIWQIDRGLVQLSTLCPNGEEVLLGWAGTSTFFGLWMTLLQAYQATALCDVYLRWFSVAEIEASPRLAQMILPQMGRRMRQAEALLAIVGQRRVEDRLQRLLLLLKKEIGQPVAGGTRLGARLTHQHIASAIGTTRVTITRLLSKLQQQGSISLDCDRHIILKDESFASISDW from the coding sequence ATGTCCCCAACTTCCAAAGCAGTTCTAGCAATAGACCAATACGATCCCAATGAAGGACGTCGTTTGCATTTTTATGCCAAGGGAGACTTAATTCCCCTCGTGCCACAGGGCATTTGGCAGATCGATCGGGGTTTGGTGCAGCTGAGTACGCTTTGCCCGAATGGTGAAGAAGTGTTGCTGGGTTGGGCAGGAACTTCGACATTCTTTGGTCTTTGGATGACCTTGCTGCAAGCCTATCAGGCAACGGCGCTCTGTGATGTCTACTTAAGATGGTTTTCCGTCGCCGAAATTGAAGCTTCGCCACGTCTAGCTCAGATGATTTTGCCGCAAATGGGGCGACGGATGCGGCAAGCAGAGGCACTTTTAGCCATCGTCGGACAGCGACGGGTCGAAGATCGCTTGCAGCGACTGCTTTTGCTGTTAAAAAAAGAAATTGGTCAACCTGTGGCGGGTGGAACTCGTCTGGGGGCACGCCTCACCCATCAACATATTGCCAGTGCCATCGGTACCACCCGCGTGACTATCACGCGATTGCTCAGCAAGCTACAGCAGCAGGGATCGATTAGCCTGGATTGCGATCGCCACATTATCCTAAAAGATGAGAGCTTTGCCAGCATCTCTGATTGGTGA
- a CDS encoding spermine synthase, which translates to MPTSLFIEEHNNGLAFYINGDLQFDTADEAIYHEHLVIPSVALAVKRFPQTALQVLICGGGDGLAARDVLRFPEVSHVDLVDYSPEVLELGKRVFKDFNKGSLESNRLTIYTQEAFGFLSAIKEKSYHVIICDFTYPGCTEDTAIYTQEWFKTISRVLYTGGIISTNGVSPESRTTGFWCLYQTLLATGLMAKPLQLTIPSFESHDYGNWGFFLASPVAIQRAELEAITLPENLQAIALENWLKVFEFENAIAHIRHSVNIHTLDCPQLFYYLLNPHIQPTQIPEATEEKNINFLDIEEAGTGLRGLRDFLQLESTAQMWLEEVERNDVDTSKLLPVQHPYHSPKMTVEWLTHLQLLLSEIDLSRLLNSILDRAQELPPQIAAELKQLSDKVRSGQQLSTLSPRATEFIMMLSVTLLMANLASPDAVFAKGYYSGSSHSSGSSGYSTGTTYYSEGDWNWFNKTLGFILTAAGGIWLINLLTNRSNND; encoded by the coding sequence ATGCCTACGTCTTTATTTATTGAAGAACATAATAACGGGTTAGCTTTTTATATCAATGGTGATTTACAGTTCGATACCGCTGATGAAGCCATTTATCACGAGCATTTGGTGATTCCATCGGTAGCACTGGCAGTCAAACGATTTCCTCAGACAGCGTTGCAAGTATTGATTTGTGGCGGTGGAGATGGATTAGCTGCACGGGATGTGTTGCGGTTTCCTGAAGTAAGTCACGTTGATTTAGTGGATTACAGCCCAGAAGTTTTAGAACTAGGGAAAAGGGTATTTAAGGATTTTAATAAGGGGAGCTTAGAAAGCAATCGCTTGACGATTTACACACAAGAAGCTTTTGGATTCTTATCTGCAATTAAAGAAAAATCTTATCACGTCATTATTTGCGATTTCACTTATCCTGGTTGTACAGAAGATACTGCGATATACACTCAAGAATGGTTTAAAACGATTAGCCGGGTACTTTATACAGGTGGGATTATTAGCACGAATGGCGTCTCTCCAGAAAGCCGTACAACAGGTTTTTGGTGTTTATATCAAACCTTGTTAGCTACTGGATTGATGGCAAAGCCTTTACAACTAACAATCCCATCCTTTGAGAGCCATGATTATGGCAATTGGGGGTTCTTTTTAGCATCACCAGTTGCAATTCAGCGTGCTGAACTAGAAGCCATTACCCTACCGGAAAATTTACAGGCGATCGCGCTTGAAAATTGGCTAAAAGTGTTTGAGTTTGAGAACGCGATCGCGCATATTCGCCACAGCGTCAATATTCACACTCTGGATTGCCCACAGCTATTTTACTATTTACTGAATCCTCATATTCAACCAACTCAAATTCCCGAAGCAACAGAAGAAAAAAACATTAATTTTTTAGATATTGAAGAAGCCGGGACTGGGCTGAGAGGTTTGCGGGATTTCCTTCAGCTAGAATCAACTGCCCAAATGTGGTTAGAAGAAGTCGAGAGAAATGACGTAGATACTAGCAAGTTATTGCCGGTACAACATCCTTACCACAGCCCAAAAATGACGGTAGAATGGTTGACCCACCTTCAACTATTACTATCAGAAATTGACTTATCACGCTTATTAAATAGTATCTTAGACCGCGCTCAGGAACTGCCGCCTCAGATTGCGGCTGAGCTAAAACAATTGTCTGATAAAGTCCGCTCTGGACAGCAACTTTCAACCCTATCACCACGAGCAACAGAATTTATTATGATGCTCTCAGTGACGTTATTAATGGCAAATTTAGCTTCTCCAGATGCTGTATTTGCGAAAGGATACTACTCAGGAAGTAGCCATTCCTCTGGCTCTAGCGGATATTCAACAGGAACGACTTATTATAGCGAGGGAGACTGGAACTGGTTTAATAAAACCTTAGGATTTATTTTGACAGCGGCTGGTGGTATTTGGTTGATAAATCTATTGACAAATCGCTCTAATAATGACTGA
- a CDS encoding DUF350 domain-containing protein, with protein MEQVNQLGVILLELLLGFGLFWLGQLAYQKLFRRLELNLELFVKDNSAVAIALVGYYLGIVIALGGVLGQPSDNWQDKLVNLISYGATVIIFMLAGAWVGDRLILRCFDCKREILEERNTGAAAVEFGNHIANGLILSAALGGESGTWLVGFVCWIVGLGVLVLVSLLYPRVTKYDVFGEIERRNNPAAGVALAGLLIATGNIVRVAFAAEFQNWVISFTQYGLTLLLCLASLIVIRWVADLILVPGVKLSDEIARQQVPNLGAGLIEAFAYIAASFLIAWAV; from the coding sequence GTGGAACAAGTCAATCAATTAGGAGTGATTCTTCTAGAGTTATTGTTAGGGTTTGGGTTGTTCTGGCTGGGACAACTCGCTTATCAAAAACTATTTCGTCGCTTGGAATTGAATCTGGAACTCTTTGTTAAAGATAATTCAGCCGTAGCGATCGCTCTCGTCGGATACTACCTCGGCATCGTCATTGCACTGGGTGGTGTTTTAGGACAACCTTCAGACAATTGGCAGGACAAGTTAGTCAATTTGATAAGCTATGGCGCAACAGTAATTATATTCATGTTGGCTGGCGCTTGGGTGGGCGATCGCTTAATTCTGCGTTGCTTTGATTGTAAACGCGAAATTCTCGAAGAACGCAACACCGGCGCTGCTGCTGTAGAATTTGGCAATCACATCGCCAATGGACTTATTCTAAGCGCCGCACTTGGAGGAGAAAGCGGTACTTGGCTGGTAGGGTTCGTCTGCTGGATCGTTGGCTTAGGGGTACTCGTTTTGGTGAGTCTTCTTTATCCCCGTGTCACTAAATATGATGTATTTGGAGAAATTGAAAGGCGCAATAATCCTGCGGCTGGCGTGGCGTTAGCAGGCTTACTCATTGCGACAGGTAATATCGTGCGCGTGGCATTTGCCGCCGAGTTTCAAAATTGGGTAATTAGTTTTACTCAATATGGTTTAACACTGCTATTGTGCTTAGCCTCACTGATTGTAATTCGCTGGGTGGCGGATTTAATTTTGGTGCCAGGAGTAAAGTTATCCGATGAAATCGCCCGTCAACAAGTCCCGAATTTGGGTGCTGGATTAATTGAAGCGTTTGCTTATATTGCGGCTTCTTTTTTAATCGCTTGGGCTGTCTAA
- the coaBC gene encoding bifunctional phosphopantothenoylcysteine decarboxylase/phosphopantothenate--cysteine ligase CoaBC → MQSGRRVLIGIGGGIAAYKVCEVISALAKTGVEVRAILTDSAQAFITPLTVATLSRHPAYTDENFWQPTRGRPLHIELGEWAEVFVIAPLTANTLGKLAYGFADNLLTNTVLASTCPVLLAPAMNTDMWEQVAVQRNWQQVFADKRYHSVGPGAGLLACDRVGAGRMAEPAEILPQITSLLHTSGKRDLAGKRVLISAGGTREYLDPVRFIGNPSTGKMGFALAQAALHRGASVTLVHGPIETQLISSLQKVQSIGVMSAQQMQQAMLEYFPDADLIVMSAAVADVKPAEYSSQKLPKRSLPASLPLESVPDIVAELASLKQPHQTLIGFAAQTGDIVTPALEKLQKKNLDAIVANPIDQPDAGFGTDNNRAVFLDNQGRKVAIEPCSKLQMAHALFDFVQGAG, encoded by the coding sequence ATGCAAAGTGGCAGACGAGTTCTCATAGGGATAGGCGGCGGTATCGCCGCCTATAAAGTTTGTGAGGTAATTTCGGCGCTTGCAAAGACTGGGGTGGAAGTTCGGGCGATTCTCACGGATTCGGCTCAAGCATTTATCACTCCGCTAACCGTAGCAACGCTGTCCCGTCATCCTGCTTATACAGACGAAAATTTCTGGCAGCCGACACGCGGACGCCCTTTGCATATTGAGTTGGGAGAATGGGCAGAGGTTTTTGTTATTGCTCCTCTCACTGCGAATACCTTAGGCAAGTTAGCTTATGGTTTCGCTGACAATCTGCTCACGAATACCGTCCTCGCTTCCACTTGTCCGGTGTTGTTAGCACCAGCAATGAATACGGATATGTGGGAACAGGTGGCAGTGCAACGCAATTGGCAACAGGTATTTGCAGATAAACGCTATCACAGTGTTGGACCTGGTGCTGGACTGTTAGCTTGCGATCGCGTCGGTGCTGGACGTATGGCAGAACCTGCTGAAATTTTGCCGCAAATTACATCTCTATTGCACACTAGCGGCAAGCGAGATTTAGCCGGGAAACGAGTTTTAATCAGTGCTGGAGGAACGCGAGAGTATCTCGATCCGGTGCGCTTCATCGGCAATCCTTCTACTGGCAAAATGGGATTTGCATTGGCACAAGCTGCACTGCATCGCGGCGCATCTGTGACGCTGGTGCATGGGCCAATAGAGACGCAATTAATCTCCTCTCTACAAAAGGTGCAATCGATTGGTGTGATGAGCGCCCAGCAGATGCAGCAGGCGATGTTAGAGTATTTTCCAGATGCCGATTTAATTGTGATGTCGGCAGCGGTAGCAGATGTGAAACCAGCCGAGTATAGTTCCCAGAAATTACCGAAGCGATCGCTTCCCGCTTCCTTACCTCTAGAATCTGTACCGGATATTGTGGCAGAATTGGCGAGTCTCAAACAGCCGCATCAAACATTAATTGGGTTTGCCGCGCAGACTGGGGATATTGTTACCCCAGCGCTGGAGAAGTTGCAGAAGAAAAATTTGGATGCCATTGTTGCCAATCCCATCGATCAACCCGATGCTGGTTTTGGCACCGACAATAACCGAGCCGTGTTTCTGGACAATCAGGGTCGCAAAGTAGCGATTGAACCCTGTAGTAAATTACAGATGGCTCACGCTTTATTTGACTTTGTTCAAGGTGCTGGCTAA
- a CDS encoding serine/threonine-protein kinase — protein sequence MVWAAGQMLHGGRYIIERVLGEGGYGITYLARDKKGNFVVIKTLNERVLTKREFTAYRDKFNRDFQKEALRLAVCRHPHIVQIDNAFSEGQLPCMAMEYVEGENLEQRVLHLGILSETEALHYIRQIGNALTFIHDRGFLHRDVKPSNIMVRAEKFEAVLIDFGIAREFIPDLTQTHTQTFTPGFAPIEQYAQQARRGEYTDVYALAATLYYLLTGEVPLPAPARAAGIRLNSPQRLNSSISNLANQAILKGMEFQAEARPQSVQEWLELLNLNKSNYTFKQPASSNILVSKTYNASSITTSQNFLTNRQSSASKIDYRQLQTFLALGKWQEADEETTTVMLRISGRENEGWLRVEDIKNFPISDLRIINQLWIKHSKGRFGFSVQKYIWERIGGTRSANYEILCILGDRVGWRIDGAWVPYEEFIFDCDRAPAGHLPSGYVFCEVGWWVGLLNLFYRLE from the coding sequence ATGGTTTGGGCCGCTGGGCAGATGTTGCATGGTGGAAGATACATCATTGAAAGGGTGCTGGGAGAAGGTGGCTATGGCATCACTTATCTAGCTAGGGACAAAAAAGGAAATTTTGTTGTCATCAAAACGCTGAACGAACGGGTATTAACTAAACGCGAATTTACAGCGTACCGAGACAAATTTAATCGAGATTTCCAGAAAGAAGCGCTGCGACTCGCTGTGTGCCGACACCCTCATATTGTGCAGATTGACAATGCCTTCTCTGAAGGACAGTTACCTTGCATGGCGATGGAGTATGTTGAAGGAGAAAACCTGGAACAGCGCGTACTTCATCTGGGTATTTTGTCAGAAACAGAAGCATTACACTATATCCGCCAGATTGGTAATGCACTGACTTTCATCCACGATAGGGGATTTTTGCATCGGGATGTGAAGCCGTCAAATATCATGGTGCGTGCCGAAAAATTTGAGGCGGTACTGATTGATTTTGGCATTGCTAGGGAATTTATCCCCGATTTGACGCAGACTCACACGCAAACCTTTACTCCAGGCTTTGCTCCGATTGAACAGTATGCTCAGCAAGCGAGACGGGGCGAGTATACGGATGTTTATGCACTTGCGGCGACACTCTACTATTTGCTGACTGGAGAAGTTCCGCTACCTGCACCTGCGAGAGCGGCGGGGATTCGGTTAAACTCACCGCAACGCCTCAATTCCAGTATTAGTAATTTAGCCAATCAGGCAATTCTTAAAGGGATGGAATTTCAAGCAGAGGCACGCCCTCAATCGGTGCAAGAGTGGCTAGAATTGCTTAATCTCAATAAGTCTAATTACACTTTTAAGCAGCCAGCATCCAGCAATATCCTGGTTTCAAAAACTTATAATGCCAGTTCAATCACTACAAGTCAGAATTTTTTAACAAATCGGCAAAGTTCAGCGTCAAAAATAGATTACCGGCAACTACAGACTTTCTTAGCGTTAGGAAAGTGGCAAGAGGCGGATGAAGAAACTACGACGGTTATGCTGAGAATTTCCGGTCGAGAAAACGAAGGCTGGCTGAGAGTAGAAGATATCAAAAATTTCCCAATTTCAGACCTTCGGATTATTAACCAACTTTGGATCAAACACAGTAAAGGACGCTTTGGTTTTAGCGTCCAAAAATATATTTGGGAAAGGATTGGAGGAACGAGAAGCGCAAATTATGAAATTTTGTGTATCTTAGGCGATCGCGTAGGATGGCGGATTGATGGTGCTTGGGTTCCTTATGAAGAATTTATCTTTGATTGCGATCGCGCTCCCGCCGGTCATTTGCCCAGTGGATATGTTTTTTGTGAAGTTGGTTGGTGGGTAGGGTTATTGAACCTCTTCTATCGTCTTGAGTAG
- a CDS encoding DUF2555 domain-containing protein — protein MTTVSISNRDISAVTATEVEQLAVRLEQDNYTNPFEGLDDWHLLRAIAFQRPDLVEPYLYLLDFQPFDEA, from the coding sequence ATGACAACTGTTAGCATTTCCAACCGGGATATTTCTGCTGTGACGGCAACTGAAGTGGAACAGCTGGCTGTACGGCTAGAGCAAGATAATTACACCAATCCTTTTGAAGGATTGGATGATTGGCATTTGCTCAGAGCGATCGCTTTTCAACGTCCAGATTTAGTTGAACCCTACCTCTACCTACTGGATTTTCAACCCTTCGATGAAGCTTAA
- a CDS encoding dienelactone hydrolase family protein: MSLSVITVPSATNQQPSGLIIVLHGFGGNAQQLASLAPFLNLPEYQFLVPDAPFTNPYVAGGRMWYEFGKPGGLESPDLVKSQQMLTEWLKSLEGSTGVPLSRTILCGFSQGGAMTLDVGLNLPLAGLVVLSGYLHPLSPKPDATYPPVLIVHGRQDSVVPLSAAQKARDALTALGVSVQYQEFDMEHEVQPAALEVVRKFVKANI; the protein is encoded by the coding sequence CTGTCTCTCTCAGTTATTACGGTTCCATCGGCAACGAATCAACAGCCCTCTGGGTTGATTATCGTGTTGCATGGCTTTGGAGGGAATGCCCAACAATTGGCATCCTTAGCCCCATTTTTGAATTTACCGGAGTATCAGTTTTTGGTGCCCGATGCCCCTTTTACAAATCCCTATGTAGCCGGCGGGCGAATGTGGTACGAGTTTGGGAAACCAGGAGGTTTGGAATCTCCGGATTTAGTCAAAAGTCAGCAAATGCTAACTGAGTGGCTCAAATCCCTCGAAGGTTCTACCGGCGTCCCCCTTTCACGCACAATTTTGTGTGGCTTTTCTCAAGGCGGGGCAATGACGCTGGATGTAGGATTGAATTTGCCTTTAGCGGGTTTAGTGGTGTTGAGTGGCTATTTGCATCCCCTCTCTCCAAAACCTGATGCTACTTATCCACCTGTATTAATTGTGCATGGGAGACAAGATTCTGTGGTGCCCCTGAGTGCTGCCCAGAAAGCGCGAGATGCTTTAACAGCACTGGGAGTATCGGTACAATACCAGGAATTCGATATGGAGCATGAGGTTCAACCGGCAGCCTTAGAAGTGGTGCGGAAGTTTGTCAAGGCAAATATTTAA
- a CDS encoding DUF4178 domain-containing protein: MNIINAAYHNSLYFLAKIHSILLEELNVFYFFLSAKKFSHSLQTFMYPVVTRTQLEQLRPNDRVKYHGVQWHIKEYSTYDDSYGYETTEWLLKSQTGKEYYLLREIDPQNPESLVNWYLAEEIPDPKIFEPESLNNLAVRLWHDMQEQKMPYPELQALGRRYYFESSTQGNYEGDEEETCRITWDYWDKDHQWNLAIEAWPNGKRHIYSTKVVKPEDFSNIERGGKASYFVSFIAQVLLASFIMICGIFLMIFG; this comes from the coding sequence GTGAATATAATAAATGCTGCCTACCATAACTCACTGTATTTTTTAGCAAAAATACATTCAATTCTTCTAGAAGAGTTAAATGTATTCTATTTTTTCCTGTCTGCTAAAAAATTTAGCCACTCTCTGCAAACTTTTATGTATCCTGTCGTTACGAGAACTCAACTTGAGCAGTTACGTCCAAACGATCGCGTAAAGTATCATGGCGTTCAGTGGCATATTAAAGAATACAGCACTTATGACGATTCTTATGGATATGAAACAACAGAGTGGTTGCTAAAATCTCAAACCGGAAAAGAATATTACTTGCTACGAGAAATCGATCCGCAAAATCCTGAATCATTGGTAAATTGGTATCTTGCCGAAGAAATTCCCGATCCTAAGATATTTGAGCCAGAATCACTTAATAATTTGGCTGTTCGTCTTTGGCACGATATGCAAGAGCAAAAAATGCCTTATCCAGAATTGCAAGCCTTGGGTAGACGCTATTACTTTGAGTCATCAACTCAGGGAAACTATGAAGGAGACGAAGAGGAGACATGCCGAATTACCTGGGATTATTGGGACAAGGATCATCAATGGAACTTAGCCATTGAAGCTTGGCCTAATGGGAAACGACATATTTACTCTACCAAAGTAGTGAAGCCAGAAGATTTTTCTAATATTGAACGAGGGGGAAAAGCTAGCTACTTTGTCAGCTTTATTGCTCAAGTATTATTAGCCAGTTTTATAATGATTTGCGGAATATTTTTAATGATTTTTGGGTAG
- a CDS encoding S-adenosylmethionine decarboxylase, whose translation MLRSHHFSAILTASQPIFDWTEADFLHSLKSAAQDAHLTPVGQLSLTFQPQGISAVLLLEESHVALHFWPEEGKVTVDIHVCDYQQDNYQKAKTLAELLTIQISGNFNHQAWNYLCITG comes from the coding sequence GTGCTTAGATCCCATCATTTTTCAGCGATTCTGACAGCTTCTCAGCCTATTTTTGATTGGACAGAAGCCGATTTCTTACATTCCTTAAAAAGTGCAGCTCAAGATGCCCATTTAACTCCCGTGGGTCAGCTTTCTTTGACCTTTCAACCCCAGGGAATATCCGCTGTTCTCTTATTGGAAGAATCTCACGTAGCCTTGCATTTTTGGCCTGAAGAAGGAAAAGTCACCGTTGATATTCATGTGTGCGATTATCAGCAAGATAATTATCAAAAAGCAAAAACTCTTGCTGAATTACTGACGATTCAAATCAGCGGAAATTTTAATCATCAAGCGTGGAACTATCTCTGCATTACGGGTTAA
- a CDS encoding serine/threonine-protein kinase, translating into MVWHPGQKLQGGRYIIEKQLGKGGFGIAYLAWNKKGRSVVIKTLKEEVLSDPERGAFLTKYRQDFRDEALRLSLCRHPHIVQMENSFHEGRLPCIVMEYIQGEDLWQCVKRQGVLSEAEALHYIRQIGSALSVIHDKGLLHRDVKPKNIMVRSDRAEAVLIDFGIAREFIPDVTLTHTQAMSNGFAPIEQYAERTRRGEYSDVYALAATLYYLLTATVPTAAFLRAAGIALDPPQQLNPNISDRVNQAILGGMAFTPEDRPKSVPDWLALFESDSFDNLVQTQNLASAHLQEQPEATTLPIDPPVEMLTTSLPALPPPNDLSSEVGIDYSKLRDLLAAGKWQQADRETAALMLKVADRQQEGKLRVEDIENFPCNDLGTIDQLWIKYSNGRFGFSVQKRIWQSIGGNAKANYQNFCLFGDCVGWRVRGNLRGDWLFWADLQFTLNAPVGHLPALYSGWVAGWVFAGVGDGWYQVISSIAWRLETCTPQFLPLDDLTSAVGIDYSKLRDLLANGKWQEADRETGAIILKVCGREKEGWLRVEDIDNFVCEDFRTIDQLWVKYSNGCFGFSVQKRIYESLGGTRNYDENIWINFGDRVGWCVQNQWLYYHDLSFSINAPQGHLPVLIGEGFQVVWRLGVSLLASRLAECNIQ; encoded by the coding sequence ATGGTTTGGCATCCTGGGCAAAAGTTGCAGGGCGGACGATACATTATTGAAAAGCAGTTGGGTAAAGGTGGCTTTGGGATCGCCTATCTTGCTTGGAATAAAAAGGGTCGCAGCGTTGTCATCAAGACGCTGAAAGAAGAGGTACTCAGCGATCCAGAGCGGGGTGCGTTCCTAACCAAGTATCGGCAAGACTTTCGAGATGAAGCGCTAAGGCTTTCTCTCTGCCGACACCCTCATATCGTGCAGATGGAAAACTCTTTCCATGAGGGGCGGCTGCCTTGCATTGTCATGGAGTACATTCAGGGGGAAGACCTCTGGCAGTGCGTGAAACGGCAAGGTGTTCTGTCAGAAGCCGAAGCGCTGCACTATATCCGGCAAATTGGCTCGGCGCTGAGTGTCATTCACGATAAAGGCTTGCTGCATCGGGATGTGAAGCCGAAAAATATTATGGTGCGTTCCGATCGGGCGGAAGCGGTGCTAATAGATTTTGGCATTGCACGGGAGTTTATCCCCGATGTCACGCTGACTCATACTCAGGCGATGTCAAATGGTTTTGCGCCAATTGAGCAGTACGCTGAACGAACCAGGCGGGGAGAGTATAGCGATGTCTACGCCCTAGCCGCGACACTTTACTATCTGCTGACCGCAACTGTACCCACTGCTGCCTTTTTGAGAGCGGCTGGAATTGCGCTCGATCCACCCCAGCAGCTCAATCCCAATATTAGCGATCGCGTTAATCAAGCGATTCTGGGCGGGATGGCATTTACTCCAGAGGATCGCCCGAAGTCAGTACCAGACTGGTTGGCATTATTTGAATCGGACAGCTTTGACAATCTTGTACAGACACAAAATCTTGCGTCTGCACATCTTCAAGAACAACCAGAGGCGACAACACTGCCGATAGATCCTCCGGTGGAAATGCTGACAACATCTCTCCCTGCTCTACCTCCCCCAAATGATTTGAGTTCAGAGGTCGGAATCGATTACAGTAAACTGCGGGATTTACTTGCAGCCGGAAAATGGCAACAGGCAGATCGAGAAACTGCGGCGCTCATGCTGAAAGTAGCCGATCGACAACAAGAAGGTAAGCTCAGGGTAGAAGATATCGAAAACTTTCCCTGTAATGACCTTGGCACTATCGACCAACTCTGGATAAAGTACAGCAACGGACGCTTCGGCTTTAGCGTACAGAAGCGTATCTGGCAAAGTATTGGGGGAAACGCTAAGGCAAATTATCAAAACTTTTGCCTGTTTGGTGATTGCGTCGGCTGGCGCGTGCGAGGAAACTTACGAGGCGACTGGCTTTTTTGGGCTGATCTCCAGTTCACCTTAAATGCTCCGGTTGGGCACCTTCCGGCTCTTTATTCGGGTTGGGTGGCGGGTTGGGTGTTTGCGGGTGTAGGTGATGGATGGTATCAGGTCATTTCTTCTATCGCCTGGAGACTCGAAACCTGTACTCCCCAATTTCTCCCGCTTGACGATCTAACTTCAGCGGTGGGGATAGATTACAGCAAGCTGCGGGATTTACTTGCAAATGGGAAGTGGCAAGAGGCAGATCGGGAAACTGGAGCTATCATTCTTAAGGTATGCGGTCGGGAAAAAGAAGGTTGGCTGCGAGTCGAAGATATTGACAACTTTGTTTGTGAAGACTTTCGCACAATTGACCAACTTTGGGTAAAGTACAGCAACGGATGCTTTGGCTTTAGCGTGCAAAAACGCATCTATGAAAGTCTGGGAGGAACCCGCAATTACGATGAGAATATTTGGATAAACTTTGGCGATCGCGTCGGATGGTGCGTGCAGAACCAGTGGCTTTACTACCATGACCTTTCTTTCTCTATCAATGCTCCCCAAGGACATTTACCTGTACTGATTGGAGAGGGGTTTCAGGTGGTGTGGAGACTAGGAGTTTCGTTACTCGCGTCGAGACTGGCGGAGTGTAATATCCAGTAG